The bacterium region TTGATTCCGCGCATGGTTATTTTTGACAACTTTATCGCTTTTACAAGTTTGGAAATATCTCCGTGCAGCAGTGTAATTCCCGCCGACTCAATTGCCACATCCGTACCCGTGCCCATAGCTATTCCCACATCCGCCTGAGCGAGTGCAGGAGCGTCATTCACGCCGTCCCCCGCCATTGCCACTATTCTGCCTTGCGCCTGCAACTCCTTTATTTTTTCCAACTTATCCTGTGGCATTACATGAGCCACGACATCATCAATACCGACAAGAGAAGCCATGTGCTTCGCCGCCTTTTGGTCGTCCCCCGTGAGCATTATCACTTTAATTCCAAGTTTGTGGAGGCCGGCAACGGCCTCTTTTGATTCTGCCTTTATTTCATCAGCGACCATCACAAAGCCCAGCGCTTTTTCGGCAGTTGCAATAATTACCGGCGTCTTGCCCTGTGTCGTATATTTTTCAAAAGAAGAACTATCAAAATTAATTTTTAATTCTTGAATGAGTTTCGCGTTTCCGACAAA contains the following coding sequences:
- a CDS encoding HAD-IC family P-type ATPase, yielding FVGNAKLIQELKINFDSSSFEKYTTQGKTPVIIATAEKALGFVMVADEIKAESKEAVAGLHKLGIKVIMLTGDDQKAAKHMASLVGIDDVVAHVMPQDKLEKIKELQAQGRIVAMAGDGVNDAPALAQADVGIAMGTGTDVAIESAGITLLHGDISKLVKAIKLSKITMRGIKQNLFWAFIYNIVGIPLASGIFYPIFGWLLSPVFAGFAMAMSSVSVVGNSLRIKGKKL